In Aquimarina spinulae, a single window of DNA contains:
- a CDS encoding helix-turn-helix domain-containing protein, whose amino-acid sequence MLINKTSYKPNKSLATYVDRIYVLKHSGAFKLPAILPGTGLELLFHTHEPLLINNHKCDNGHVICPRNSILHIDEFSDVSFISVRFKSGAFRHFSSIPFIELNNQFASVEDIWGVKGKYFLEKLNEHHTINDKIKCIESFLLKCLYDYHNKQNDKWDTIMHSLYKQYNSISLKELAAYTNLSYRQFERNFKSQFGITPKKIQRIIRFEATVKKILLNRNPGYLSTALDHGYYDQSHFINEFQFFTEEKPSNYFVTKNYDHHFYDKSIKAPERY is encoded by the coding sequence TTGTTAATCAATAAAACGTCATATAAACCTAATAAAAGTTTGGCGACATATGTTGATCGAATTTATGTGCTAAAACATTCGGGAGCATTTAAATTGCCTGCGATTTTGCCTGGTACAGGTTTAGAATTGTTGTTTCATACTCATGAACCATTGCTAATAAATAATCATAAATGTGATAATGGCCATGTTATTTGTCCTAGAAATTCAATATTACATATAGATGAGTTTAGTGATGTTTCTTTTATATCGGTTCGATTTAAAAGTGGGGCTTTTCGTCACTTTTCTTCAATTCCATTTATAGAACTAAACAATCAGTTTGCTTCTGTCGAGGATATTTGGGGGGTTAAGGGTAAATATTTTTTAGAGAAACTAAATGAGCACCATACTATTAATGACAAAATTAAATGTATAGAGTCCTTTTTGCTTAAATGTTTGTATGATTACCATAATAAACAAAATGACAAATGGGACACTATCATGCATTCTTTGTATAAGCAGTATAATTCAATTTCTTTAAAAGAATTAGCTGCTTATACTAATTTGAGTTACCGCCAGTTTGAAAGAAATTTTAAATCTCAATTTGGGATTACGCCAAAGAAAATCCAACGAATTATACGGTTTGAAGCTACGGTAAAAAAAATACTATTAAACAGAAACCCTGGGTATTTGTCTACTGCATTAGATCATGGCTATTACGATCAAAGCCATTTTATCAACGAATTTCAGTTTTTTACCGAAGAAAAGCCTTCTAACTATTTTGTGACAAAGAATTATGATCATCATTTTTATGATAAATCAATAAAAGCACCAGAAAGGTATTAG
- a CDS encoding MBOAT family O-acyltransferase — protein sequence MFILIASYIFYGLWDWRFLFLILASTVVDFFIGQTIHANDSASKRKAWLWVSVIFNIGLLGFFKYYNFFIGSWVDFLSVFGYELKSTWTLQIILPVGISFYTFQTMSYSLDIYYKRLTPTKNFIAFATFVSFFPQLVAGPIERASNLLSQITTKRIFNYTQCTEGLRLILWGLFKKVVIADSIAPIVDDIFLNYNDYSASTLILGVSLFSFQVYGDFSGYSDIAIGTAKLFGIELMSNFKFPTFSRNVAEYWQRWHVSLSTWFRHYVYIPLGGSRVSKLKSVRNIIIIFLVSGFWHGANWTFIVWGAIHAALYIPVFLMGRNRIYMNTVVAENRWLPSLTEISQILLTFLLVTFSRVFFRSESITDAFGFLEQIYANFSYETYQHPLGYRMVDYFILLGLFILYEFRIRRDERAPFKFKSRIVRFVAYTLVILGMLLFFDDNIDRSFIYFQF from the coding sequence TTGTTTATACTTATCGCCAGTTATATCTTTTATGGCTTATGGGATTGGCGATTTCTATTTCTTATACTCGCAAGTACTGTTGTTGATTTTTTTATAGGTCAAACTATTCATGCTAATGATTCTGCTTCAAAAAGAAAAGCCTGGTTATGGGTAAGTGTAATTTTTAACATCGGTCTTTTAGGCTTCTTTAAATACTACAATTTCTTTATAGGGTCCTGGGTAGATTTTCTTTCTGTTTTCGGATATGAGCTTAAAAGCACATGGACATTACAGATTATTTTACCTGTAGGCATATCTTTTTATACGTTTCAGACCATGTCGTATTCATTAGATATTTATTACAAAAGATTAACGCCTACCAAGAATTTTATTGCATTTGCTACTTTTGTTAGTTTTTTCCCTCAATTGGTTGCTGGCCCCATAGAGAGAGCTTCTAATCTCTTATCACAAATCACCACCAAAAGAATTTTTAATTACACACAATGCACAGAAGGCCTAAGGCTTATACTTTGGGGGTTATTCAAAAAAGTAGTTATTGCAGATTCTATTGCTCCTATTGTTGATGATATCTTTCTTAATTATAACGATTATTCTGCTTCTACTTTAATCCTTGGCGTATCGCTTTTTAGTTTTCAGGTTTATGGAGATTTTAGTGGGTATTCTGATATCGCTATAGGAACAGCCAAACTATTTGGAATAGAATTAATGTCTAACTTTAAGTTTCCTACATTTTCTAGAAATGTTGCCGAATATTGGCAGCGATGGCATGTTTCTTTATCCACCTGGTTTAGACATTACGTATATATCCCTCTTGGCGGAAGCAGAGTAAGCAAACTTAAATCGGTTAGAAATATTATTATTATTTTCTTAGTGAGTGGTTTTTGGCATGGTGCAAACTGGACTTTTATCGTATGGGGAGCAATTCATGCTGCTTTATACATTCCTGTTTTTTTAATGGGACGAAATCGTATTTATATGAATACTGTGGTAGCAGAAAATCGCTGGCTTCCCTCTTTAACAGAAATCTCACAAATTTTACTCACTTTTTTATTAGTCACATTTTCTAGAGTATTCTTTAGATCTGAGTCCATTACAGATGCTTTTGGTTTTTTAGAGCAGATATACGCCAATTTTTCATACGAAACCTATCAACATCCTTTAGGGTATCGCATGGTAGATTATTTTATTTTGTTAGGTCTTTTTATTTTATATGAATTTAGAATCAGAAGAGACGAGCGCGCTCCTTTTAAATTTAAGTCTAGAATCGTGAGATTCGTTGCATATACTTTAGTAATTTTAGGAATGTTACTGTTTTTTGATGATAACATAGACAGATCATTTATTTATTTCCAATTCTAA
- a CDS encoding DegT/DnrJ/EryC1/StrS family aminotransferase yields MNIIDSKKIWLSSPHMGGSEQKFVKEAFDTNWVAPLGPNVNGFESDIESYLGEDVYAAALSSGTAALHLGLKLLGVTVGDEVLCQSMTFAASANPIVYLGAKPIFIDSERSTWNLCPDQLEIAIKDRIAKGKKPKAIIAVHLYGMPYNVEAIHNIASEYKIPILEDSAEALGSSYQGINCGTFGDIAILSFNGNKIITTSGGGSLVSKKQEHKDKAIFLATQARDNAPHYEHSEIGYNYRMSNITAGIGRGQMEVLDAHVDNRRSNFEFYKKNLEDSSEIKFLEEPSGYHSNRWLTCIETSSYKLREGIRLSLAEENIESRPLWKPMHQQAVFADCDAYLNGISDDLFDRGLCLPSGSNLEEDDLYRIVSVIKNVLR; encoded by the coding sequence ATGAATATAATTGATTCAAAAAAAATATGGCTTTCTTCACCGCATATGGGTGGATCAGAGCAAAAATTCGTAAAAGAAGCATTCGACACAAACTGGGTAGCACCTTTGGGTCCAAACGTTAATGGATTTGAGAGTGATATTGAAAGTTACCTTGGAGAAGATGTTTATGCTGCAGCATTAAGTTCTGGTACAGCTGCATTACACCTTGGGTTAAAACTACTTGGTGTTACGGTTGGTGATGAAGTATTATGCCAAAGTATGACATTTGCTGCTTCGGCCAATCCAATAGTATATCTTGGTGCTAAACCTATATTTATAGATAGCGAAAGAAGTACCTGGAATCTATGTCCAGATCAACTAGAAATAGCAATAAAAGACAGAATTGCAAAAGGTAAAAAGCCTAAAGCAATTATTGCTGTACATTTATATGGAATGCCATATAATGTAGAGGCTATTCATAATATTGCTTCAGAATACAAAATCCCTATATTAGAAGATAGTGCAGAAGCCTTAGGAAGTTCTTATCAAGGAATTAACTGTGGAACTTTTGGAGATATTGCTATCCTTTCTTTTAATGGGAATAAGATTATTACTACCTCTGGAGGTGGATCACTTGTTTCTAAAAAACAAGAACATAAAGATAAAGCCATTTTCTTGGCAACTCAAGCCAGAGACAATGCACCTCATTATGAACATTCTGAAATAGGATATAATTACAGAATGAGCAATATTACTGCAGGCATAGGAAGAGGGCAGATGGAAGTTTTGGATGCCCATGTTGATAATAGACGTAGTAATTTTGAATTTTACAAAAAGAACCTTGAAGATTCCTCTGAAATAAAGTTTTTAGAAGAACCTTCTGGATATCATTCTAATAGATGGTTAACCTGTATAGAAACCAGCTCTTATAAGTTAAGAGAAGGAATACGGTTATCACTGGCAGAAGAAAACATAGAATCAAGACCGTTATGGAAGCCCATGCATCAACAAGCTGTATTTGCAGATTGTGATGCTTACCTCAATGGAATTTCTGATGACCTATTTGATCGCGGCCTTTGCTTACCCAGCGGGTCTAATCTTGAAGAAGATGATTTATATAGAATTGTATCAGTAATTAAAAATGTATTGAGATGA
- a CDS encoding polysaccharide biosynthesis protein — protein MIKSYLINNSHKHASKWLVLSIDVLITIFNFFLAYVIRFGITLNFDTTNLIYQLPIIAGLSTLSFLMIGSYKGVVRHTGMRDAYNLFVAVTILISLMGFFMASSRLALLPELLNIPVSIICVHYLLNIITLTTSRLIFKYCYYYVKSKIGETSRILIYGAGDSGLITLAAVTNDSNRSLSVVGFVDDNSQKIGKTINGIKVYPSGMINQSFITKNNIKEIVVSIPHISKKRLSEISDNLLKLKVTVKIIPAVNDWIDGKLKVSQIKEIQIEDLLERAPISMDNQNITQELNDKVILITGAAGSIGSEIVRQASYYSYRHLVLVDQAESPLYDLQQELLSKGVTNFTPIVADIRDHQRVETIFEKYRPNMVFHAAAYKHVPLMENNPCEAIKINVLGTRKLADLSSEFGVDKFVFVSTDKAVNPTNVMGATKRVAEMYIKCINGTSNTKFITTRFGNVLGSNGSVIPLFKKQIQKGGPLTVTHKDVTRFFMTIPEASQLVIEAGTMGNGGEIFIFDMGESVKIFDLAKKMIRLSGLRYPEDIDIKITGLRPGEKLYEELLADTENTLPTYHKKIMISRFDDNDCVLVKDKIDDLCIMNLLSQDHQIVGKLKEIVPEFISNNSTFESIDKINKKSIQGKREVLA, from the coding sequence ATGATAAAGAGCTACCTTATAAATAATTCGCATAAACACGCATCTAAATGGCTAGTTTTATCTATTGATGTGTTAATTACGATCTTTAATTTCTTTTTGGCGTACGTAATTAGATTTGGAATCACGTTAAATTTTGATACCACTAATTTAATATACCAATTACCAATTATAGCAGGTTTATCTACCTTAAGCTTTTTAATGATAGGATCCTATAAAGGAGTGGTTAGACATACAGGAATGAGAGATGCTTATAACCTGTTTGTTGCTGTAACTATCTTAATTAGTTTAATGGGATTTTTTATGGCATCCAGTAGATTAGCACTATTGCCAGAATTGTTAAATATTCCTGTGTCTATAATTTGCGTGCACTATTTATTAAATATTATAACACTTACTACAAGTCGTTTGATATTTAAATATTGCTACTACTATGTGAAGTCAAAAATAGGAGAAACTTCTAGAATATTGATTTATGGGGCAGGAGATTCTGGATTAATAACCCTTGCAGCGGTTACTAATGATTCAAACAGATCCTTATCTGTAGTTGGTTTTGTTGATGATAATTCTCAAAAAATTGGTAAGACAATTAATGGGATTAAGGTATATCCTTCGGGAATGATTAATCAAAGCTTTATAACAAAGAACAATATTAAGGAGATCGTTGTATCTATTCCACATATAAGTAAAAAAAGACTCTCAGAAATTTCTGATAACTTGCTTAAGCTAAAGGTTACCGTTAAAATAATACCCGCAGTAAATGATTGGATTGATGGTAAATTAAAGGTTTCTCAAATTAAAGAAATTCAAATAGAAGACTTATTAGAAAGAGCTCCTATTAGTATGGATAATCAGAATATCACACAAGAACTTAATGATAAAGTGATTTTGATAACAGGAGCAGCTGGATCAATAGGAAGTGAAATAGTAAGACAAGCTTCATATTATAGCTATAGACATCTTGTTTTGGTTGATCAGGCAGAATCCCCTTTATATGATTTACAACAAGAGCTTTTAAGTAAAGGAGTAACCAATTTTACGCCTATTGTTGCTGATATAAGAGACCATCAAAGAGTAGAAACTATATTTGAAAAGTATAGACCTAATATGGTTTTTCATGCAGCAGCATATAAGCATGTACCTCTAATGGAGAATAATCCTTGTGAGGCAATTAAAATTAATGTACTTGGAACCAGGAAACTTGCAGATTTGTCATCTGAGTTTGGTGTAGATAAGTTTGTTTTTGTATCTACAGATAAAGCAGTGAACCCTACCAATGTGATGGGAGCAACCAAGAGAGTTGCCGAAATGTATATAAAATGTATTAATGGAACCAGTAATACTAAATTTATTACCACTAGATTCGGAAATGTACTGGGATCGAATGGATCTGTTATTCCATTATTTAAAAAACAAATCCAAAAAGGAGGGCCATTAACAGTTACTCATAAAGATGTAACTCGCTTTTTTATGACTATACCAGAAGCTTCTCAATTGGTTATAGAAGCAGGAACAATGGGTAATGGAGGCGAAATATTTATCTTTGATATGGGAGAATCTGTAAAGATTTTTGACCTTGCAAAGAAAATGATACGATTATCTGGCCTTAGATATCCAGAAGATATAGATATAAAAATAACAGGCCTTAGACCTGGAGAGAAATTGTATGAAGAACTCCTGGCTGATACAGAAAATACGTTACCAACCTATCACAAGAAAATAATGATAAGTAGATTTGATGATAATGATTGTGTATTGGTAAAAGATAAAATTGATGACCTTTGTATTATGAATTTACTAAGCCAGGATCATCAAATTGTAGGAAAATTAAAAGAGATAGTTCCAGAATTTATCTCCAATAATTCTACCTTCGAAAGTATTGATAAAATTAATAAGAAAAGTATTCAAGGTAAGCGAGAAGTTCTTGCATAG
- a CDS encoding polysaccharide biosynthesis/export family protein, with product MEKISSTNSFTSIFKVDDIVGILVSAADMDAARPFNLMQSSSMSLGEGGGGNAVSSAGSGEPTYLINEEGNIDFPVLGELKIAGLTRIEVKEMIKEKLKIYINDPIVSVRLKNFKITVMGEVSRPGSYTIPNERITIIEALGLAGDMTIKGRRENLMVIRENEGVNTYHRVDLTSKSIFESPVYYLAQNDVVYVEPNNSRIKESKTRDNTLGVIISIVGVIISVVTLVVR from the coding sequence TTGGAGAAGATTTCTTCTACAAATTCTTTCACCTCTATTTTTAAAGTTGATGATATCGTTGGGATACTGGTTTCTGCAGCAGATATGGATGCAGCAAGACCATTTAATTTAATGCAAAGTTCTTCTATGTCACTAGGAGAAGGCGGAGGAGGAAATGCAGTAAGTTCTGCAGGATCAGGTGAACCTACGTACCTAATAAACGAAGAAGGAAATATTGATTTTCCTGTTTTGGGAGAGCTAAAAATTGCTGGCCTAACTCGAATCGAGGTTAAGGAAATGATTAAAGAAAAGCTAAAAATTTATATCAATGATCCTATAGTAAGTGTACGGCTTAAAAATTTTAAGATTACCGTTATGGGAGAAGTATCAAGACCTGGTTCTTATACAATACCCAATGAAAGAATTACTATTATTGAAGCCCTTGGTTTAGCGGGAGATATGACTATTAAAGGAAGAAGAGAAAACCTAATGGTGATTAGAGAAAATGAAGGAGTAAATACATATCATCGTGTAGATCTTACTTCTAAATCAATTTTTGAATCCCCTGTATATTATCTGGCACAAAATGACGTTGTTTATGTTGAGCCAAATAACTCAAGAATAAAAGAATCCAAAACACGTGATAACACCCTTGGTGTCATTATTAGTATTGTTGGTGTAATTATATCTGTAGTAACTCTAGTTGTAAGATAA
- a CDS encoding Wzz/FepE/Etk N-terminal domain-containing protein, translated as MISNTNNTPTKNTNFDSSSGFSFNLRDQILKYLKRWYWFVLSVFIFVSLAYLKVRYTIPQYNVSSSIVISQDESMGESELSAFKDLGLLDDGQNKIENEIQILKSRTLLTNVVNNLKLNVRYFSEGRILEVENYPKSLIEINFLSDDSIVHKKSKVFHVQIDSDTSFSFLDEKKTKSK; from the coding sequence ATGATTTCTAATACTAATAATACCCCTACGAAGAATACTAATTTTGATTCATCTTCTGGATTTAGTTTTAATCTTAGAGATCAAATTTTAAAATACCTTAAACGTTGGTATTGGTTTGTATTAAGTGTCTTTATTTTTGTTAGTTTGGCGTATCTTAAAGTAAGGTATACAATTCCTCAATATAATGTGTCTTCTAGTATTGTGATCTCTCAGGATGAAAGTATGGGTGAATCAGAGTTGTCGGCATTTAAAGATCTTGGTTTATTGGATGATGGGCAGAATAAAATTGAAAATGAGATTCAAATTTTAAAATCAAGAACGTTATTAACTAATGTAGTTAATAATTTAAAACTTAATGTTCGATATTTTAGTGAAGGAAGAATTCTAGAAGTAGAGAATTACCCAAAATCACTTATTGAAATTAATTTTTTATCAGATGATTCTATTGTACATAAAAAATCAAAAGTTTTTCATGTGCAAATTGATTCTGACACCTCTTTCTCGTTTTTAGATGAAAAAAAAACAAAAAGTAAGTAA
- a CDS encoding GumC family protein: protein MKKKQKVSNHSFGNTISTSIGDIIITPSMDTMNASIGKIIKIVVTPVKFVAESYRNRLSIISVKNSAIVRLSLNDPVKEKAKDIINNLVEEYNKATIENKKQASARTADFINDRLELISGDLTQVDDQAATYQSSRGLTSSDVAVQAQQFSDLDTKNSQEIARLNTQLYFIESMRKFVLSQDGKFDLVPQSNSGFSDPTVATTISRYNGLILQRQRLLKTSSIKNPVVVNIDQQIGGLRQVLTGSLNSLKNSINGQLRSLNTQNQYFGGQIYSAPTRQKDIRAIEREQTIKEQLYLYLLQKREEAEIKSHITLSNARVIDKASTLGSYPVSPNKKTIYAGAFFLGLILPFLIIYTSDLLNVKVSSREDLEKVLSMPIIGSIPKVKSKNKIMISQNDRSGIAEAFRILRTNLDFLMAGINKTKGKVIFVTSTISGEGKTLISSNLAKTLAISGKKVAFLGTDLRDPKFHKFFDLPNGKDSKGLTNFIMNDELTPEDIIYKYKKEDAFDIVPSGAIPPNPAELLMQERVNVMFKYLEEHYDYIIVDTAPVSLVTDTLLIAKHADLSIYIVRENYSDKRVLQVPENFYREKRLPNIAVLLNAAGNKTGYNYGYGYGKKN, encoded by the coding sequence ATGAAAAAAAAACAAAAAGTAAGTAACCATTCCTTCGGAAATACTATTAGTACTAGTATTGGTGATATTATTATTACTCCAAGTATGGATACTATGAATGCTAGTATTGGTAAAATCATCAAAATTGTAGTAACGCCAGTAAAGTTTGTTGCCGAGTCATATAGAAATAGATTATCTATTATTTCGGTTAAAAATTCGGCAATTGTTAGATTGTCGTTAAACGACCCGGTCAAGGAAAAAGCAAAAGATATTATTAATAACCTTGTAGAAGAATACAACAAGGCAACTATAGAAAATAAAAAACAAGCTTCGGCAAGAACTGCTGATTTTATAAATGATCGTTTAGAGCTTATTTCAGGAGATTTGACCCAAGTAGATGATCAAGCGGCAACGTATCAATCGAGTAGAGGATTAACTAGTAGTGATGTGGCAGTTCAAGCTCAACAGTTTTCAGATTTAGATACAAAAAACTCTCAAGAAATAGCACGGCTAAACACACAGCTATATTTTATAGAATCGATGCGAAAGTTTGTGCTTAGCCAAGATGGTAAGTTTGATCTTGTACCACAATCTAATTCTGGATTTAGTGATCCAACAGTTGCTACTACGATATCAAGATATAATGGATTAATTCTTCAGAGACAACGTTTATTAAAAACTTCGAGTATAAAGAATCCAGTTGTTGTAAATATAGATCAACAAATTGGTGGATTAAGACAAGTTCTAACAGGAAGTTTAAATAGCCTTAAAAACTCTATCAATGGGCAATTACGAAGCTTAAATACCCAGAATCAATATTTTGGAGGTCAAATATATAGCGCACCAACACGACAGAAAGATATTAGAGCTATAGAGCGGGAACAGACCATAAAAGAACAATTATATCTTTATCTACTTCAAAAAAGAGAAGAAGCAGAGATAAAGAGTCATATTACGCTTTCTAATGCCAGAGTAATCGATAAAGCGTCTACATTGGGATCATATCCAGTATCTCCAAATAAGAAAACAATATATGCAGGAGCTTTCTTTCTTGGTTTGATATTGCCTTTTCTTATTATTTATACCTCAGATTTGTTAAATGTAAAAGTAAGTTCTAGAGAAGACCTCGAAAAAGTACTTTCTATGCCAATTATTGGGTCTATACCAAAGGTGAAATCCAAAAATAAAATAATGATTTCGCAAAATGATAGATCAGGAATAGCAGAAGCATTTAGGATCTTAAGAACAAATTTAGACTTCTTAATGGCAGGAATTAACAAAACTAAAGGAAAAGTTATTTTTGTTACCTCTACTATTTCTGGAGAAGGAAAGACTTTAATCTCTTCAAACTTGGCTAAAACTTTAGCCATTTCAGGAAAAAAAGTAGCCTTTTTGGGTACGGATTTAAGAGATCCTAAATTTCATAAGTTTTTTGATCTACCTAATGGGAAAGATTCTAAAGGACTTACTAATTTTATAATGAATGATGAATTAACTCCAGAAGATATCATATATAAATATAAAAAAGAAGATGCATTTGATATTGTACCATCTGGAGCAATACCACCTAACCCTGCAGAACTTTTAATGCAAGAAAGAGTAAATGTAATGTTTAAGTATCTAGAAGAACACTACGATTATATTATTGTAGATACTGCTCCTGTTAGCCTTGTAACCGATACGCTTTTAATAGCAAAACACGCAGATTTAAGTATTTATATAGTAAGAGAAAATTACTCTGATAAAAGAGTATTACAGGTTCCAGAAAATTTCTATAGAGAAAAACGTTTACCAAATATTGC